The proteins below are encoded in one region of Pseudonocardia sp. DSM 110487:
- a CDS encoding HipA family kinase gives MLRHVTATRYVTPLREGGSLPGLMEADDLGTYVVKYTGAGQGRKVLVAEIVTGELARGLGLPVPELVTVELDPSLGVAEPDQEVQELLRASPGLNLGIDFLPGALDLDPHAFPVDPGLAGRVLWFDALVGNVDRSWRNTNMLFWHGNPYLIDHGATLTFQHAWSGAAAWVERAYDAADHVLLGCAPDLDAADAALAQRVTPQLVRAAADAVPDEWLADEPGFADVDEVRGAFVTQLVARRDARDAWLPGVRAAIAERGAASGPPATRGPGTPFWAGRA, from the coding sequence GTGCTCCGCCACGTCACGGCCACCCGGTACGTCACGCCGTTGCGTGAGGGTGGGTCGCTGCCCGGGCTGATGGAGGCAGACGACCTCGGCACGTACGTCGTGAAGTACACCGGGGCGGGGCAGGGGCGGAAGGTGCTCGTCGCGGAGATCGTCACCGGCGAGCTCGCCCGCGGGCTGGGGTTGCCGGTTCCGGAGCTGGTCACCGTCGAGCTCGACCCGTCACTGGGCGTCGCCGAACCGGACCAGGAAGTGCAGGAGCTGCTGCGCGCGAGCCCCGGGCTCAACCTCGGGATCGACTTCTTGCCCGGCGCGCTCGACCTCGACCCGCATGCGTTCCCCGTCGACCCGGGCCTCGCGGGGCGCGTGCTCTGGTTCGACGCGCTCGTCGGCAACGTCGACCGGTCGTGGCGCAACACCAACATGCTCTTCTGGCACGGCAACCCGTACCTGATCGACCACGGCGCCACGCTGACGTTCCAGCACGCCTGGTCCGGGGCCGCGGCGTGGGTGGAACGGGCCTACGACGCCGCCGACCACGTGCTGCTGGGCTGCGCGCCCGACCTCGACGCCGCCGACGCCGCGCTCGCGCAGCGGGTCACACCGCAGCTGGTGCGAGCCGCGGCGGACGCGGTGCCCGACGAGTGGCTCGCCGACGAGCCCGGTTTCGCCGACGTCGACGAGGTGCGCGGAGCCTTCGTCACGCAGCTCGTGGCCCGCCGTGACGCGCGCGATGCCTGGCTGCCCGGCGTCCGCGCGGCGATCGCCGAACGGGGCGCCGCGTCCGGCCCGCCCGCGACCCGCGGTCCCGGCACGCCGTTCTGGGCGGGGCGGGCATGA
- a CDS encoding sensor histidine kinase, producing the protein MQARTPRTPLDAVIRRRFLVTGWPWRSLGYLLTTPAVAVAAGIPLMLLGLPWIALLLQLAEGGTGWPLGTVMLAVVLGAVLIAAGGPLVALPLAILERWRLRLVDARPADSGHRRPPDHGLWPWLRTRYTEAATWRALGYTALLVTVAPLLYAVGFLLVAMVGVLVSSPLLVDGTDPVTLGFGEVTRVEDTLPYALAGFALLPTVPYVFALVAGVHAAAARTLLCAGDSAELRARLVEVSRSRARLVDAFEAERRRIERDLHDGAQQRLVGLTLQLGLARLDLPPDSPAARTVAEAHTQAKQLMAELRQLIRGIHPQVLTDRGLAAALRELADDAAVPVTVSTDLPKRLPDHVQHAAYFVVVEALTNVAKHAQAAFASLTARVRGGVLVVEVRDDGRGGADPARGSGLTGMADRVAVADGRMLLSSPPGGPTVLCVELPCQQREPPSA; encoded by the coding sequence ATGCAGGCTCGAACACCGCGGACACCGCTCGACGCGGTCATCCGGCGCCGGTTCCTCGTCACCGGCTGGCCATGGCGGTCACTGGGCTACCTCCTGACCACCCCGGCGGTGGCGGTGGCGGCCGGGATTCCGCTGATGTTGCTCGGCCTGCCGTGGATCGCCCTTCTCCTGCAGCTGGCCGAAGGAGGAACTGGGTGGCCGCTCGGCACCGTGATGTTGGCCGTCGTCCTCGGCGCGGTGCTGATCGCGGCCGGCGGCCCGCTGGTTGCGCTCCCGCTGGCGATCCTCGAACGGTGGCGGCTGCGCCTCGTCGACGCCCGCCCGGCAGACTCCGGGCACCGCAGGCCACCCGACCACGGCCTGTGGCCGTGGCTGCGAACCCGCTACACCGAGGCGGCCACCTGGCGCGCGCTCGGCTACACCGCGCTGCTGGTCACCGTGGCACCGCTGCTCTACGCGGTCGGTTTCCTGCTGGTGGCGATGGTCGGTGTGCTGGTCTCCAGCCCGCTGCTGGTGGACGGCACCGATCCGGTGACGCTCGGCTTCGGCGAGGTCACCCGCGTCGAGGACACGCTGCCGTACGCACTCGCCGGCTTCGCGCTCCTCCCGACGGTCCCGTACGTGTTCGCGCTGGTCGCGGGTGTGCACGCGGCCGCGGCGCGGACGCTGCTGTGCGCCGGGGACTCCGCGGAACTGCGCGCCAGGCTCGTCGAGGTGTCGCGCTCACGGGCCCGGCTGGTGGACGCGTTCGAGGCCGAACGGCGCCGCATCGAGCGGGACCTGCACGACGGCGCACAGCAGCGGCTCGTCGGGCTGACCCTCCAGCTCGGGTTGGCGCGGCTGGACCTGCCTCCCGACTCCCCGGCGGCCCGGACCGTGGCCGAGGCCCACACGCAGGCCAAACAGCTCATGGCCGAGCTGCGGCAGCTGATCCGGGGCATCCACCCGCAGGTGCTCACCGACCGCGGGCTGGCCGCGGCCCTGCGGGAGCTCGCCGACGACGCCGCGGTCCCGGTGACCGTCAGCACCGACCTCCCCAAGCGGCTGCCGGACCACGTCCAGCACGCGGCCTACTTCGTGGTGGTCGAGGCGCTCACGAACGTCGCCAAGCACGCGCAGGCGGCCTTCGCGAGCCTGACCGCGCGGGTACGGGGCGGTGTACTGGTCGTGGAGGTCCGCGACGACGGGCGGGGCGGCGCCGACCCGGCGCGTGGCAGCGGGCTGACCGGGATGGCCGATCGGGTCGCCGTGGCCGACGGCAGAATGCTGCTGTCCAGCCCGCCCGGCGGGCCGACCGTCCTCTGTGTGGAGCTCCCGTGCCAGCAGCGCGAACCGCCGTCCGCGTAG
- a CDS encoding ABC transporter ATP-binding protein/permease gives MGTEMDWSAEWVNSLVWIGGVFVATLLACALLIVLLSRYTVWGRQFRRLTFPYFSPRGPEGRRPLLRVLLVLLLAVISVRFTVLNSYWFNGFYQALQQSDAPTFWRYMGIFAVLATIAVTHLLIEYYVQQSLVIRWRVWLTDRVMSDWLDGRSYHKGRYTEAAVDNPDQRIQEDTASFPADSVTLGVGAVSSLVSLVSFTIILWSLSGPFPIFGIEIPRGMTFVAYVFVIVATVIAFRIGRPLILLNFLQERYNASFRYALVRLRENSENVAFQRGERVESGILGSRFGDVIANAWALVFRNLKFQGFNAVVTQISVPFAYLIQAPRYFSGQITFGEIYQTADAFAQVQGALSFFRNAYDAFASYRAVLDRLTGLMDANEAARALPTATVEESDDLQIRNLTVRRPDERVLVDDLDLEAAAGATLLVTGPSGGGKTTLLRSLAQLWPYASGSVRRPTEDGSLFLPQQPYLPLGTLRDALAYPGPATEMDDAHAAELLRKVYLPQLADQLDDEDDWARRLSPGEQQRLGFARILVVRPKVVFLDEATSAIDEGLEQSLYTLLREELPDMVIVSVGHRSSLRRFHDELLELDAEGRWERSALQH, from the coding sequence ATGGGCACTGAAATGGACTGGTCGGCCGAGTGGGTCAACAGCCTCGTCTGGATCGGCGGGGTATTCGTGGCGACCCTGCTCGCCTGCGCCCTGCTGATCGTGCTGCTCTCGCGGTACACGGTGTGGGGCCGACAGTTCCGCCGCCTGACTTTCCCCTACTTCTCCCCGCGCGGACCGGAGGGCAGGCGACCGCTGCTCAGAGTGCTGCTCGTGCTGCTGCTGGCGGTCATCTCGGTGCGCTTCACCGTGCTGAACTCGTACTGGTTCAACGGCTTCTACCAGGCGCTGCAGCAGTCCGATGCCCCGACATTCTGGCGGTACATGGGTATCTTCGCCGTCCTGGCCACGATCGCCGTCACCCACTTGCTGATCGAGTACTACGTCCAGCAGTCGCTCGTCATCCGGTGGCGGGTGTGGCTCACCGACCGGGTGATGAGCGACTGGCTCGACGGCCGCTCCTACCACAAAGGCCGCTACACCGAGGCCGCCGTGGACAACCCGGACCAGCGGATCCAGGAGGACACCGCCTCGTTCCCCGCCGACTCGGTGACACTCGGCGTCGGCGCGGTCAGCTCGCTGGTGTCGCTGGTGTCGTTCACGATCATCCTCTGGTCACTCTCCGGTCCGTTCCCGATCTTCGGGATCGAGATCCCGCGTGGGATGACGTTCGTCGCGTACGTCTTCGTGATCGTCGCGACGGTGATCGCGTTCCGGATCGGGCGGCCGCTCATCCTGCTGAACTTCCTGCAGGAGCGCTACAACGCCTCCTTCCGGTACGCGCTCGTGCGACTGCGGGAGAACTCAGAGAACGTCGCCTTCCAGCGCGGTGAGCGGGTCGAGAGTGGGATCTTGGGCAGCCGCTTCGGCGATGTGATCGCGAACGCGTGGGCGCTCGTCTTCCGGAATCTGAAGTTCCAGGGCTTCAACGCCGTGGTCACGCAGATCTCGGTGCCGTTCGCCTACCTCATCCAGGCGCCTCGCTACTTCAGCGGACAGATCACGTTCGGGGAGATCTATCAGACCGCTGACGCCTTCGCCCAGGTGCAGGGCGCGCTGTCCTTCTTCCGCAACGCCTACGACGCGTTCGCGAGCTACCGCGCCGTCCTCGACCGCCTCACGGGCCTGATGGACGCCAACGAAGCCGCCCGCGCGCTACCGACCGCGACAGTCGAAGAGAGCGACGACCTGCAGATCCGCAACCTCACCGTGCGCCGACCCGACGAGCGGGTGCTCGTCGACGACCTGGACCTCGAGGCAGCCGCCGGCGCGACGCTGCTGGTCACCGGCCCGTCCGGCGGCGGGAAGACCACCCTGCTGCGCAGCCTGGCGCAGCTGTGGCCCTACGCGAGCGGTTCTGTGCGCCGCCCGACCGAGGACGGGTCGCTCTTCCTCCCCCAGCAGCCGTACCTGCCGCTGGGCACCCTGCGCGACGCGCTCGCCTACCCCGGACCCGCAACCGAGATGGACGACGCCCACGCGGCGGAGCTGCTGCGGAAGGTGTACCTCCCGCAGCTGGCCGACCAGCTCGACGACGAGGACGACTGGGCCCGCCGCCTCTCGCCGGGCGAGCAGCAGCGCCTCGGGTTCGCCCGCATCCTGGTGGTGCGGCCCAAGGTGGTGTTCCTGGACGAGGCCACATCGGCCATCGACGAGGGCCTCGAGCAGAGCCTCTACACCCTGCTGCGCGAGGAGCTGCCCGACATGGTCATCGTCAGCGTCGGGCACCGCAGCTCGCTGCGCCGCTTCCACGACGAACTCCTCGAGCTCGACGCCGAGGGACGCTGGGAGAGGTCCGCGCTGCAGCACTGA
- a CDS encoding DUF4097 domain-containing protein, with the protein MRAADIRTLALAAAALSTAMALTGCRVATTATAEPPRTDTYRGGVATVVLDIEDAGAWQVGSTSAAITARVTGADRRDVEVRRAVEYTDGDRPGERIEQSGDTLTVAAQCPEDLAIGTPTCQAGYEITVPYGTTVRAGSRNGDLTVEDTRGGLELSSDDGDITVIVAPGGGGYAVTAKSQDGEATVDVPVDPAGPPISAVSGSGDVTVRQG; encoded by the coding sequence ATGCGCGCCGCTGACATCCGCACACTCGCGCTGGCGGCCGCCGCGCTGAGCACGGCCATGGCGCTCACCGGCTGCCGGGTCGCGACCACCGCAACGGCGGAGCCGCCGCGCACCGACACCTACCGCGGCGGCGTCGCCACCGTCGTCCTCGACATCGAGGATGCCGGGGCATGGCAGGTCGGCAGCACATCAGCGGCCATCACCGCCCGCGTCACCGGAGCCGACCGGCGCGATGTCGAGGTGCGCCGAGCCGTGGAGTACACCGACGGCGACCGGCCGGGGGAGCGCATCGAGCAGTCCGGCGACACCCTGACCGTCGCTGCGCAGTGCCCGGAGGACTTGGCCATCGGCACCCCGACCTGCCAGGCCGGCTACGAGATCACCGTGCCCTACGGCACGACGGTCCGGGCGGGGAGCCGCAACGGTGACCTGACCGTCGAGGACACCCGCGGTGGTCTCGAGCTGAGCTCCGACGACGGTGACATCACCGTGATCGTCGCCCCGGGAGGAGGCGGCTACGCGGTGACCGCGAAGTCGCAGGACGGCGAGGCCACCGTCGACGTCCCGGTGGATCCCGCGGGCCCGCCGATCAGCGCCGTC
- a CDS encoding phosphotransferase family protein, with translation MTDAVPPGPLSDWLRREVPRVAVGDGPVVVEQISGGHSNLTYRIIDAAGRRFALRRPPTGMVLATAHDMGREWRFISALAPTAVPVPPPVAFCGDPDVIGAEFYLTEFVDGDVLGDEASGHRLAPAARRTAGLHAVDVLADLHAVDPDAVGLADLRRPGRYLERQLRRWHRQVHESAVPDLSAVDGAHALLVERAADLAPSKACIAHGDFRLGNLAVGPDGRVRAVFDWELAAIGDPLADLGWLLASWGRPGDDVPPTIPGPSLVDGYPERVDLITRYAERSGRDLATLQDELDFYVAFARWRSACIGAGVYTRYAGGVMGGRAEADGGAARLASLQRQAEAVIAALGG, from the coding sequence ATGACCGACGCCGTTCCGCCCGGGCCGCTGTCCGACTGGCTGCGCCGCGAGGTGCCGCGGGTGGCGGTGGGGGACGGGCCGGTGGTGGTCGAGCAGATCTCCGGTGGCCACTCCAACCTCACCTACCGGATCATCGACGCCGCCGGCCGCCGGTTCGCGCTGCGCCGCCCGCCCACCGGGATGGTGCTCGCCACCGCGCACGACATGGGCCGCGAGTGGCGGTTCATCAGCGCACTCGCGCCCACCGCGGTGCCCGTGCCGCCGCCGGTTGCGTTCTGCGGCGATCCGGACGTGATCGGCGCCGAGTTCTACCTCACCGAGTTCGTCGACGGGGACGTGCTGGGCGACGAAGCGTCCGGGCACCGACTCGCGCCCGCGGCCCGCCGGACCGCGGGCCTGCACGCCGTCGACGTGCTGGCCGACCTGCACGCCGTCGACCCGGACGCCGTCGGGCTCGCCGACCTGCGCCGCCCCGGCCGCTACCTGGAGCGCCAGCTGCGCCGCTGGCACCGGCAGGTGCACGAGTCGGCCGTGCCGGACCTGTCGGCCGTCGACGGTGCCCATGCCCTGCTGGTCGAGCGGGCCGCCGATCTCGCGCCGTCGAAGGCGTGCATCGCGCACGGCGACTTCCGGCTCGGCAACCTCGCCGTCGGTCCAGACGGGCGCGTGCGCGCGGTCTTCGACTGGGAGCTTGCCGCCATCGGCGACCCGCTCGCCGATCTCGGCTGGCTGCTCGCGTCATGGGGACGCCCTGGGGACGACGTGCCGCCGACCATCCCCGGTCCCAGCCTCGTCGACGGCTACCCGGAGCGTGTCGACCTCATCACTCGCTACGCCGAGCGCTCCGGCCGCGATCTCGCGACGCTCCAGGACGAGCTCGACTTCTACGTCGCGTTCGCCCGCTGGCGCTCGGCCTGCATCGGAGCCGGCGTCTACACCCGCTACGCGGGCGGTGTGATGGGCGGGCGGGCCGAGGCAGACGGCGGAGCCGCCCGCCTCGCGTCCCTGCAACGCCAGGCCGAGGCCGTCATCGCCGCGTTGGGCGGGTGA
- a CDS encoding ABC transporter ATP-binding protein, with protein MQLELSNVTKTYRGGKQAVAGVSMRIGPGILGLLGPNGAGKSSLMRILATITRPTEGQVTWDGTDIVARPGGLRRRLGYLPQDFGVYPNLTAREFLSYLAAVKGLTGRTATARVDELLELVNLTEASRRPLGKYSGGMRQRVGIAQALLNDPAVLIVDEPTVGLDPEERMRFRNLLGALAADRIVILSTHIVSDVEAVADDIAVLVGGRLRTRGSPEALLRAVDGMVWEACLPADGLAELRARHLVSRVARAADGIRARVLAPAVPMAGAIPVRPDLEDAYLHAVHVAAAPHPQASPMWRAVT; from the coding sequence ATGCAGCTGGAGCTCAGCAACGTCACCAAGACCTACCGGGGAGGCAAGCAGGCCGTTGCCGGCGTGAGCATGCGCATCGGCCCCGGCATCCTCGGCCTGCTCGGCCCCAACGGCGCCGGGAAGTCGTCTCTGATGCGCATCCTCGCCACGATCACGCGCCCCACCGAAGGCCAGGTCACCTGGGACGGGACCGACATCGTGGCCCGGCCCGGCGGCCTGCGGCGCAGGCTCGGCTACCTCCCGCAGGACTTCGGCGTCTACCCCAACCTCACCGCCCGTGAGTTCCTGAGCTACCTGGCCGCCGTCAAGGGGCTCACCGGCCGGACCGCGACGGCGCGCGTCGACGAGCTGCTGGAGCTGGTCAACCTCACCGAGGCGAGCCGGCGGCCCCTCGGGAAGTACTCCGGCGGGATGCGTCAGCGGGTCGGGATCGCCCAGGCGCTGCTGAACGACCCGGCGGTGCTGATCGTGGACGAGCCGACCGTCGGGCTGGATCCCGAGGAGCGGATGCGGTTCCGCAACCTGCTCGGCGCGCTGGCGGCGGATCGGATCGTGATCCTGTCCACCCACATCGTGTCGGACGTGGAGGCGGTCGCGGATGACATCGCGGTCCTCGTGGGCGGGCGGCTGCGGACCCGCGGCTCACCGGAGGCGCTGCTGCGGGCCGTCGACGGGATGGTGTGGGAAGCCTGCCTCCCCGCGGACGGGCTCGCCGAGCTGCGCGCGCGTCACCTGGTCAGCCGGGTGGCGCGCGCCGCCGACGGCATCCGTGCACGGGTGCTCGCCCCGGCCGTGCCGATGGCAGGCGCGATTCCGGTGCGTCCGGACCTGGAGGACGCCTACCTGCACGCCGTGCACGTCGCCGCCGCCCCGCACCCGCAGGCGAGCCCGATGTGGAGGGCGGTCACGTGA
- a CDS encoding response regulator transcription factor, translated as MPAARTAVRVVLAEDGVLLREGLAGLLGRFGFDVVAAVGDAEALTAAVADHPPDLVITDIRMPPTHTDEGLRAAVALRRVHPALAVVALSQYVEQSLAADLLESGDGRRVGYLLKDRVVDVEEFVAALRQVVDGGVVIDPEVVRRLLRRRRDPLSRLSPREREVLTLIAEGHSNTAIARQLVISEPAVGKHVGNILAKLDLPPDDDTNRRVLAVLAYLRTEQ; from the coding sequence GTGCCAGCAGCGCGAACCGCCGTCCGCGTAGTCCTCGCGGAGGACGGCGTACTGCTGCGGGAGGGGCTCGCCGGGCTGCTCGGCCGGTTCGGGTTCGACGTCGTCGCCGCGGTGGGCGACGCGGAGGCGCTCACGGCGGCCGTCGCCGACCATCCGCCGGACCTGGTGATCACCGACATCCGCATGCCGCCCACCCACACCGACGAGGGACTGCGCGCCGCGGTGGCGCTGCGCCGGGTCCACCCCGCGCTGGCCGTTGTCGCGCTCAGCCAGTACGTGGAGCAGAGCCTCGCCGCGGACCTGCTGGAATCCGGCGACGGACGCCGGGTCGGCTACCTCCTGAAGGACCGGGTCGTCGACGTCGAGGAGTTCGTCGCCGCGCTGCGCCAGGTCGTGGACGGTGGGGTCGTGATCGACCCCGAGGTGGTGCGGCGGCTGCTGCGCCGCCGCCGCGACCCGCTGTCTCGGCTGTCGCCGCGCGAGCGCGAGGTACTCACCCTCATCGCCGAAGGACACTCCAACACCGCCATCGCGCGGCAGCTCGTCATCTCCGAGCCCGCGGTCGGCAAGCACGTCGGCAACATCCTCGCCAAGCTCGACCTCCCTCCGGACGACGACACGAACCGCAGGGTGCTGGCCGTGCTCGCCTACCTCAGGACCGAGCAGTGA
- a CDS encoding DUF3037 domain-containing protein, with translation MTARHPFEYALLRVVPRIERGESLNAGVVLYSRPLDFLGARVHLDVARLHALDPDADPAMITAALEAVQGHCEHERVEARHAAPAGREDRGRRFRRLTAPRSTIVQAGPVHTGLTADPDAELEHLLTTLVLPLR, from the coding sequence ATGACAGCGAGGCACCCCTTCGAGTACGCGCTGCTGCGGGTCGTGCCGCGGATCGAGCGCGGCGAGTCGTTGAACGCCGGGGTCGTCCTCTACAGCCGCCCGCTGGACTTCCTCGGCGCCCGCGTCCACCTCGACGTGGCGCGCCTGCACGCGCTAGACCCGGACGCAGATCCCGCGATGATCACGGCCGCGCTCGAGGCCGTGCAGGGGCACTGCGAGCACGAGCGCGTCGAGGCCCGGCACGCGGCGCCTGCCGGCCGGGAGGACCGCGGCCGCCGCTTCCGCAGGCTGACCGCGCCGCGCAGCACGATCGTCCAGGCCGGCCCCGTGCACACCGGCCTGACCGCCGACCCGGATGCGGAGTTGGAGCACCTCCTCACCACGCTGGTTCTCCCGCTGCGGTAG
- a CDS encoding DoxX family protein, giving the protein MNRPLPAPARDWALLLTRVLIGVVMFAHGYQKMVINGIGRTTEGFENLSIPLAIVSASFVTVVEFVGSVLLILGALTPLMCGLQLIIMIGAAVFVHGANGIFISNGGWELVGVIGAGLIALGAAGPGRYSIDHLVRGRQAQHRREIDRYHAPQPMMAQQVAAHRR; this is encoded by the coding sequence TTGAACCGCCCGCTTCCCGCGCCAGCTCGTGACTGGGCTCTGCTGCTCACCCGCGTCCTCATCGGTGTCGTGATGTTCGCGCACGGCTATCAGAAGATGGTGATCAACGGCATCGGCCGCACCACGGAGGGATTCGAGAACCTGAGCATCCCGCTCGCGATCGTGTCGGCGTCGTTCGTCACGGTGGTCGAGTTCGTCGGCAGCGTGCTGCTGATCCTGGGCGCCCTCACCCCGCTGATGTGCGGGCTGCAGCTCATCATCATGATCGGCGCCGCCGTCTTCGTCCACGGCGCCAACGGCATCTTCATCTCCAACGGCGGCTGGGAGCTCGTCGGCGTGATCGGCGCAGGCCTCATCGCACTCGGAGCGGCCGGCCCCGGCCGCTACAGCATCGACCACCTCGTGCGCGGGCGGCAGGCACAGCACCGCCGCGAGATCGACCGGTACCACGCGCCGCAGCCGATGATGGCGCAGCAGGTGGCCGCACACCGTCGCTGA
- a CDS encoding ABC transporter permease produces the protein MRAPVLCAIAMADFRDRARRPAFVVMLLAAAGLGYLAAPPPSTGYTMVKIGEFRGAYDSGYLGVMLAMVAGLWLSLCGFYAVKNTIARDAATGVGQVLAATPLSRAGYLLGKYLSNLMVLAAMAGVLALTGLGMLLLRGESDGVDLVALWLPFPLLCLPFLGVAAASALVFESVRPLRGGAGNVVWFFGYLLLFLAGVGTTGLDAIGASMQADLLAQHPGVDAEISIGLTSEEGGLGLFHWSGWDVGVGLVAQQLGLLLATALAAVVPALWFTRFDTAGKREPTARPTPTEAADPVGAPAFTATARPLTPVALGRPLVALCAGELRVLLKGLPRWWWLGLLALTVVALDVPATGGSHLTLLLTWVWPVLVWSRLGAHRYEHDVHLLTGAGAAARRRLLAEWAAGTAIAALAGIGPLLRMLLESDLAGVAAWAGGAAFIPALALLLGSISRSSRLFQLVYLMLWYAVANGVPAVDFMGAVRGQAGELAGPHPTFVLAAAAALITLTIVNQEVRHARR, from the coding sequence GTGAGGGCCCCTGTCCTCTGCGCGATCGCCATGGCGGACTTCCGGGACCGCGCGCGACGGCCAGCGTTCGTGGTGATGCTGCTCGCGGCGGCGGGCCTTGGCTACCTGGCCGCCCCGCCCCCGTCGACCGGCTACACGATGGTCAAGATCGGCGAGTTCCGCGGCGCGTACGACAGCGGTTACCTCGGCGTGATGCTGGCGATGGTCGCCGGTCTGTGGCTCTCGCTGTGCGGCTTCTACGCGGTCAAGAACACGATCGCGAGGGACGCCGCGACCGGGGTCGGCCAGGTACTGGCGGCCACGCCGCTGAGCCGGGCCGGCTACCTGCTGGGGAAGTACCTCAGCAATCTCATGGTGCTGGCGGCCATGGCCGGGGTGTTGGCGCTGACCGGGCTCGGGATGCTCCTGCTGCGCGGCGAGTCCGACGGGGTCGACCTGGTGGCGCTGTGGCTGCCGTTCCCGCTGCTGTGCCTCCCGTTCCTGGGGGTGGCCGCGGCATCGGCGCTGGTCTTCGAGTCGGTTCGGCCGCTGCGGGGCGGGGCGGGCAACGTGGTCTGGTTCTTCGGCTACCTGCTCCTGTTCCTCGCCGGGGTGGGCACGACGGGCCTGGACGCCATCGGCGCCAGCATGCAAGCCGACCTGCTCGCCCAGCATCCGGGCGTCGACGCGGAGATCTCGATCGGCCTGACCAGCGAGGAGGGTGGACTGGGCCTGTTCCACTGGTCGGGGTGGGACGTCGGCGTGGGACTGGTCGCCCAACAGCTCGGCCTCCTCCTCGCCACCGCGCTGGCCGCGGTGGTCCCGGCGCTGTGGTTCACGAGGTTCGACACTGCAGGGAAACGCGAGCCGACCGCCCGGCCGACGCCCACGGAGGCCGCGGACCCGGTCGGTGCACCGGCGTTCACCGCGACCGCGCGGCCGCTGACCCCGGTCGCGCTCGGCCGCCCACTGGTCGCGCTGTGCGCGGGCGAGCTGCGCGTGCTCCTGAAGGGACTGCCGCGCTGGTGGTGGCTGGGACTGCTGGCGCTGACCGTCGTCGCTCTGGACGTCCCGGCGACCGGCGGATCCCACCTGACGCTGCTGCTCACCTGGGTGTGGCCGGTACTGGTGTGGTCGCGCCTCGGCGCCCATCGGTACGAGCACGACGTCCACCTGCTCACGGGCGCAGGCGCCGCGGCGAGGCGGCGGCTGCTCGCGGAGTGGGCCGCCGGCACGGCGATCGCCGCGCTCGCCGGGATCGGGCCACTGCTGCGGATGCTGCTGGAGAGTGACCTCGCGGGCGTCGCGGCATGGGCGGGCGGTGCCGCGTTCATCCCGGCGCTCGCTCTCCTGCTCGGCTCGATCAGCCGCAGCTCCCGGCTCTTCCAGCTGGTCTACCTGATGCTCTGGTACGCCGTCGCCAACGGCGTGCCGGCCGTCGACTTCATGGGCGCGGTCCGCGGCCAGGCAGGCGAGCTCGCCGGACCCCACCCGACCTTCGTACTCGCCGCCGCCGCGGCCCTCATCACCCTGACCATCGTCAACCAGGAGGTTCGCCATGCGCGCCGCTGA